The Candidatus Krumholzibacteriota bacterium genome has a segment encoding these proteins:
- a CDS encoding aromatic amino acid lyase, which yields MSDTVHLDGKSLAIEDVLDIAAGRKRAVFARGVETKIARFRQGLERQLVERPDIRMYGINVGCGDLKDTDISPAAFEEYQERYIKAHNCATGRPISVEAARAMLVVRLNSFAKGHSGVRPETCRLMLEMINRDVVPEILEEGSVGASGDLVPLAMVGAVMLGLPQAKAYHEGRRMSARRALEAAGLEPIRLGAKEAMAITNGTTFMAALGIFALRDAERLMETATAAAALSLEAIRGEKDAFATLIHNARPHPGQKRTAAAIRRLVAGSRRMTAVSQRYRWGNGEEDARPDTDHIHETGRVRVQDRYSFRCVPQVHGPVLEAIDTLRDVLSIEINSAVDNPLVTVDRRGRFRSVSGGNFHGQPLAVAFDLLKLALASAGLLSNKRTFSMLDRFQSYGLPQDLAADPAAGDTGLMLAQYAAAARAAESRVLSTPASVTSISTSANQEDFVSMGSIGALHLGKVIYNTQVIVGVELLCALRALQMSEGWLPEKLRGLGKGTTPLYRYLDALLPPVDGDHYLKTDIDAVVAEVRAGTLTGLSGE from the coding sequence ATGAGCGACACGGTGCATCTCGACGGGAAGAGCCTGGCGATCGAGGACGTCCTGGACATCGCCGCCGGGCGCAAACGGGCGGTTTTCGCGAGGGGCGTGGAAACGAAGATCGCCCGGTTCCGGCAGGGTCTCGAACGCCAGCTCGTCGAGCGGCCCGACATCCGGATGTACGGGATCAACGTGGGATGCGGCGATCTCAAGGACACCGACATCTCCCCCGCCGCCTTCGAGGAGTACCAGGAGCGCTACATCAAGGCGCACAACTGCGCCACCGGCCGGCCGATTTCCGTCGAGGCGGCCAGGGCGATGCTCGTCGTCCGTCTCAACTCCTTCGCGAAGGGGCATTCGGGGGTGCGCCCGGAGACCTGCCGGCTCATGCTCGAGATGATAAACCGCGACGTCGTCCCCGAGATCCTCGAGGAGGGCTCGGTGGGGGCGAGCGGCGATCTCGTCCCGCTGGCGATGGTCGGCGCGGTGATGCTCGGCCTGCCGCAGGCGAAGGCCTACCACGAAGGCAGGCGGATGAGCGCGCGGCGGGCCCTCGAGGCGGCCGGGCTCGAGCCGATCCGCCTCGGCGCCAAGGAGGCGATGGCGATCACCAACGGGACGACCTTCATGGCAGCCCTCGGCATCTTCGCCCTGCGCGACGCCGAGCGCCTCATGGAGACGGCGACCGCGGCCGCCGCGCTCTCGCTCGAGGCGATCCGCGGCGAGAAGGACGCCTTCGCCACGCTGATCCACAACGCGCGCCCCCATCCCGGCCAGAAGCGGACGGCCGCCGCGATCCGCAGGCTCGTCGCCGGCTCCCGCCGGATGACCGCCGTCTCCCAGCGCTACCGCTGGGGAAACGGCGAGGAGGACGCCCGCCCGGATACCGACCACATCCACGAGACCGGGCGCGTCCGGGTCCAGGATCGCTACAGCTTCCGCTGCGTCCCCCAGGTGCACGGCCCGGTCCTCGAGGCGATCGACACGCTGCGCGACGTCCTCTCGATCGAGATCAACAGCGCCGTCGACAATCCCCTCGTCACCGTCGACCGTCGCGGCCGCTTCCGCTCGGTGAGCGGTGGCAATTTCCACGGCCAGCCCCTGGCCGTCGCCTTCGACCTGCTCAAGCTCGCCCTCGCCTCCGCGGGGCTCCTCTCCAACAAGCGCACCTTCTCGATGCTCGACCGGTTCCAGAGCTACGGGCTGCCGCAGGATCTCGCCGCCGACCCCGCCGCCGGCGACACGGGGCTCATGCTCGCCCAGTACGCCGCCGCGGCGCGCGCGGCCGAATCGCGCGTCCTCTCGACGCCCGCCTCGGTGACGTCGATCTCGACGTCGGCGAACCAGGAGGATTTCGTGTCGATGGGATCGATCGGGGCGCTCCACCTGGGCAAGGTGATCTACAACACGCAGGTGATCGTCGGGGTCGAGCTCCTCTGCGCCCTGCGGGCGCTGCAGATGAGCGAGGGATGGCTCCCCGAGAAACTCCGGGGGCTCGGGAAGGGGACGACGCCCCTCTACCGCTACCTCGACGCGCTTTTGCCGCCCGTCGACGGCGACCACTACCTCAAGACCGACATCGACGCCGTTGTCGCCGAGGTCCGCGCCGGCACCCTGACGGGGCTCTCCGGCGAGTGA
- a CDS encoding 4Fe-4S binding protein — translation MRREMIRIDEEKCTGCGECVPNCPEGALQIIDGTARLVSDLFCDGLGACIGHCPEGAIEVEEREAGPYDERRVMENVIPHGANTIRAHLEHLQGHGQDDLLAEAIACLGEKGIAVPEGFAAPRDGGRGLHGGCPGAKIVDRRENAAVPPDAPPHDPVPGSGFRHSALRQWPVQINLVPPNAPFLRGADLLVAADCVPFAHAGFHEELLAGRVLLVGCPKFDDTSRYREKLAEIFRTAGIRSVTVAHMEVPCCNGIVNLVKDAVAASGRIVPMADVTVRIDGTVLPG, via the coding sequence ATGCGCAGGGAGATGATCAGGATCGACGAGGAGAAATGCACCGGGTGCGGCGAGTGCGTGCCGAACTGCCCGGAGGGCGCCCTGCAGATCATCGACGGCACGGCGCGGCTCGTGAGCGACCTCTTCTGCGACGGCCTGGGCGCCTGCATCGGCCATTGCCCCGAGGGGGCGATCGAGGTCGAGGAGCGCGAGGCCGGGCCCTACGACGAGCGCCGGGTGATGGAGAACGTCATCCCCCACGGCGCGAACACGATCCGCGCGCATCTCGAGCACCTGCAGGGCCACGGGCAGGACGATCTCCTCGCCGAGGCGATCGCCTGTCTCGGCGAGAAGGGGATCGCGGTGCCGGAGGGATTCGCGGCGCCGCGCGATGGCGGTCGCGGGCTCCACGGGGGATGCCCCGGCGCGAAGATCGTCGACCGCCGCGAGAACGCCGCCGTGCCGCCGGACGCCCCACCGCATGACCCCGTGCCGGGAAGCGGTTTCCGGCACAGCGCCCTCCGGCAGTGGCCGGTGCAGATCAACCTCGTTCCCCCGAACGCTCCCTTTCTCCGCGGTGCCGACCTGCTCGTCGCCGCCGATTGCGTGCCCTTCGCCCACGCCGGCTTCCACGAGGAACTCCTCGCCGGGCGGGTGCTGCTGGTCGGCTGCCCGAAGTTCGACGACACGTCGCGCTACCGCGAGAAGCTCGCGGAGATCTTCCGCACCGCCGGGATCCGCTCGGTGACGGTGGCGCACATGGAAGTGCCCTGCTGCAACGGGATCGTGAACCTCGTGAAGGACGCGGTGGCTGCCTCGGGCCGCATCGTGCCGATGGCCGACGTGACGGTCAGGATCGACGGGACGGTGCTGCCGGGGTAG
- a CDS encoding Rrf2 family transcriptional regulator has product MRSVLNISEAASLALHSMALLASRGGEFHSVRELAETIGASEHHLAKVLQRLARSGLVKARRGPGGGFELARPAGDITLLEVFETIDGPLRPSDCLMGTPGCMGDVCIMGDLVASINRMVGRHLAATKLAEFEGVY; this is encoded by the coding sequence ATGAGAAGCGTGCTGAACATATCGGAAGCGGCCTCGCTGGCGCTGCATTCGATGGCGCTCCTCGCCAGCCGCGGGGGCGAGTTCCACTCGGTGCGGGAACTGGCCGAAACGATCGGCGCCTCCGAGCATCATCTCGCAAAGGTCCTGCAGCGGCTCGCCCGCTCCGGGCTCGTGAAGGCGAGGCGGGGGCCGGGGGGCGGATTCGAACTGGCACGTCCCGCCGGCGACATCACGCTGCTCGAGGTCTTCGAGACGATCGACGGGCCGCTCAGGCCGAGCGACTGTCTCATGGGAACGCCGGGGTGCATGGGCGACGTTTGCATCATGGGCGACCTCGTCGCCTCGATCAACCGCATGGTCGGCAGGCATCTCGCCGCGACGAAGCTGGCCGAGTTCGAGGGCGTCTACTGA
- a CDS encoding flavodoxin domain-containing protein, giving the protein MKEIFRAIPVTEHVWWVGAIDWDIRDFHGYSTHRGSTYNAYLVMADRVTLIDTVKKPFRDEMMARIASVTDPSGIDTIVSNHSEMDHSGCLVETVRAIGPERLYASAKGAEAIEEHFHAGLPVEAVSDGGSIDLGNMSLTCVETRMLHWPDSMVSWLDADRVLFSQDGFGMHLASCERFDDQIPDLVLEQEAAKYFANILLPFAHITGKVLDRIESLGLDIDVIAPDHGPVWRSKIDRILALYRRWAGRERKRKAVILYDTMWGSTQTMARAVADGLSSNGACVRIMSARGTHRSDIATEILDAGALVVGSPTLNNTIFPALADILTYLKGLKPKGLVGGAFGSYGWSGEAVKLLEGWLDEMKVEKAAEGVRVKYVPDTEALLGCRALGAAVAKRIADLPPMVEGVV; this is encoded by the coding sequence ATGAAGGAAATCTTCCGCGCGATCCCCGTGACAGAACACGTCTGGTGGGTCGGCGCCATCGACTGGGACATCAGGGACTTCCACGGATATTCCACGCACCGGGGGAGCACGTACAACGCCTACCTCGTCATGGCCGACCGCGTGACGCTGATCGACACGGTCAAGAAGCCGTTCAGGGACGAGATGATGGCGCGCATCGCCTCGGTGACCGATCCCTCGGGGATCGACACGATCGTCTCCAACCACTCCGAGATGGACCACTCAGGCTGCCTCGTCGAGACGGTCCGCGCGATCGGGCCGGAGCGGCTCTACGCGTCGGCCAAGGGCGCAGAGGCGATCGAGGAGCATTTCCACGCCGGCCTGCCGGTCGAGGCGGTTTCCGACGGGGGGTCGATCGACCTGGGGAACATGTCGCTGACCTGCGTCGAGACGCGGATGCTGCACTGGCCCGACAGCATGGTCTCCTGGCTCGACGCCGACAGGGTCCTCTTCTCGCAGGACGGCTTCGGGATGCACCTGGCCTCGTGCGAGCGCTTCGACGACCAGATCCCCGATCTCGTCCTCGAGCAGGAGGCGGCGAAGTACTTCGCCAACATCCTTTTGCCCTTCGCGCACATCACGGGGAAGGTACTCGACCGGATCGAGTCGCTCGGTCTCGACATCGACGTGATCGCCCCCGACCACGGCCCCGTCTGGCGCTCGAAGATCGACCGGATCCTCGCGCTCTACCGCCGGTGGGCCGGCCGCGAGCGGAAGCGCAAGGCCGTCATCCTCTACGACACGATGTGGGGGAGTACGCAAACGATGGCGAGGGCCGTCGCCGACGGCCTCTCCTCGAACGGCGCCTGCGTGCGGATCATGAGCGCCCGCGGCACGCACCGCAGCGACATCGCCACCGAGATCCTCGATGCCGGCGCCCTCGTCGTCGGGTCGCCGACCCTCAACAACACGATCTTTCCCGCCCTGGCCGACATCCTCACCTACCTGAAGGGGCTCAAGCCGAAGGGCCTCGTCGGCGGCGCTTTCGGGTCGTACGGCTGGAGCGGCGAGGCGGTGAAGCTCCTCGAGGGATGGCTCGACGAGATGAAGGTCGAGAAGGCCGCCGAGGGGGTACGGGTGAAGTACGTTCCCGACACCGAGGCGCTCCTCGGCTGCCGCGCGCTCGGCGCTGCCGTCGCGAAGCGCATCGCCGACCTGCCGCCGATGGTCGAGGGCGTCGTCTGA
- a CDS encoding ZIP family metal transporter, producing the protein MAELLRGFHPVTQALIATCFTWLMTAAGAAVVFAGRDIERRVLDAMLGVAAGVMIAASFWSLLAPALEMSGEGPLPSWFPAAAGFLLGAIVLRVVDRILPHVHPRMATADAEGIGTTWRRSTLLVLAITLHNIPEGLAVGVAFGAAAAGIGPATLAGAVALAVGMGIQNFPEGTAVSMPLRREGMSRLRAFWYGQLSGIVEPIAGVAGALAVLSSRAILPYALGFAAGAMIFVVVEEVVPESQSEGNTDIATMGAIGGFVLMMILDVAFGA; encoded by the coding sequence ATGGCCGAACTGCTCCGGGGATTCCACCCCGTCACGCAGGCGCTCATCGCGACCTGCTTCACCTGGCTCATGACCGCCGCGGGGGCGGCGGTCGTCTTCGCCGGGCGCGACATCGAGCGGCGGGTCCTCGACGCGATGCTCGGCGTGGCGGCCGGCGTCATGATCGCAGCGAGCTTCTGGTCGCTTCTCGCGCCGGCGCTCGAGATGAGCGGGGAAGGCCCTCTTCCCTCGTGGTTCCCCGCCGCCGCCGGCTTCCTCCTCGGCGCGATCGTCCTGCGCGTCGTCGATCGCATCCTGCCGCACGTGCATCCGCGGATGGCGACGGCGGACGCGGAGGGGATCGGCACCACGTGGCGGAGGAGCACGCTCCTCGTCCTCGCGATCACGCTGCACAACATCCCCGAGGGGCTCGCCGTCGGCGTGGCCTTCGGCGCCGCGGCGGCCGGCATCGGGCCGGCGACGCTGGCCGGGGCCGTCGCCCTCGCCGTCGGCATGGGCATCCAGAACTTCCCCGAGGGGACGGCCGTCTCGATGCCGCTCAGGCGGGAGGGCATGTCGCGGCTGCGCGCCTTCTGGTACGGGCAGCTCTCGGGCATCGTCGAGCCGATCGCCGGAGTCGCGGGCGCCCTGGCCGTCCTCTCCTCGCGAGCGATCCTGCCGTACGCGCTCGGCTTCGCCGCCGGCGCGATGATCTTCGTCGTCGTCGAGGAGGTCGTCCCCGAGTCGCAGAGCGAGGGAAACACCGACATCGCCACGATGGGTGCGATCGGCGGATTCGTGCTGATGATGATCCTCGATGTGGCGTTCGGCGCGTGA
- a CDS encoding 2-oxoacid ferredoxin oxidoreductase (catalyzes the coenzyme A-dependent decarboxylation of 2-oxoacids, such as pyruvate and 2-oxoglutarate), producing MVTPEDFGSHETAWCPGCGNFQLLEGVKNGLAAAGIAPREVLFVSGIGQAAKAPHYLDVNVFDGLHGRALPAATGAKLADPRLEVIVESGDGCCYGEGGNHFLAAIRRNIGITMIVHDNQIYGLTKGQASPTSAEGLVTKAQPGGVTSERFDPLSIAIAMHANFVARSFSGMPDHLARVVAEAVRHPGFALVDVLQPCVSFNRINTFAWYKKRVYELGGDHDPSDREAAAARAREWGDRIPVGVFFRGDRAPFEQRVPVLRDGPLVGREHDTAALARIMDGFR from the coding sequence ATGGTGACGCCTGAGGATTTCGGATCGCACGAGACGGCCTGGTGTCCGGGCTGCGGCAACTTCCAGCTGCTCGAGGGGGTCAAGAACGGCCTCGCCGCGGCGGGGATCGCCCCCCGCGAGGTCCTCTTCGTCTCCGGGATCGGCCAGGCTGCCAAGGCGCCGCACTACCTGGACGTCAACGTCTTCGACGGGCTGCACGGGCGCGCGCTGCCGGCGGCGACGGGGGCGAAGCTCGCCGATCCCCGCCTCGAGGTGATCGTCGAGAGCGGCGACGGCTGCTGCTACGGCGAGGGGGGCAACCATTTCCTCGCCGCCATCCGGCGCAACATCGGGATCACGATGATCGTGCACGACAACCAGATCTACGGTTTGACGAAGGGACAGGCGAGCCCGACCTCGGCCGAGGGGCTCGTGACCAAGGCCCAGCCGGGGGGCGTGACGAGCGAGCGGTTCGATCCCCTCTCGATCGCGATCGCGATGCACGCCAATTTCGTCGCCCGTTCCTTCAGCGGGATGCCCGACCATCTCGCTCGGGTCGTCGCCGAGGCGGTGCGCCACCCCGGCTTCGCGCTCGTCGACGTGCTCCAGCCGTGCGTTTCGTTCAACAGGATCAACACCTTCGCCTGGTACAAGAAGCGCGTCTACGAGCTCGGCGGCGATCACGATCCCTCCGATCGCGAGGCGGCGGCGGCGCGGGCGCGCGAATGGGGTGACCGCATCCCCGTGGGCGTCTTCTTCCGGGGCGATCGCGCGCCCTTCGAGCAGCGCGTTCCCGTCCTCCGCGACGGACCGCTCGTCGGCCGCGAGCACGACACGGCGGCGCTCGCAAGGATCATGGACGGATTCAGGTAG
- a CDS encoding 2-oxoacid:acceptor oxidoreductase subunit alpha: MNERVVNTLIAGEAGQGLQTLGGLFARILVRAGYRIVVTQSYMSRIRGGHNTFAVRASAGKIHAPDERVDLLLCLDAPSIAIHREEMREGGVIVADRADAEGAGDGEGLFAVPFDELPGGIVRGTVALGVLCALLGLDRAEAAETVAHAFEKKKGAEVAQANREAFYAGFDRGAARGGGALSLPAAPGGTNRLVMNGNQAIALGAASAGVRFCSFYPMTPATSVPLTLIGMAERAGIVVEQAEDEIAAVNMAIGASFAGATAMTATSGGGFALMQEGVSLAGATETPLVVVVAQRPGPATGLPTRTEQADLDFVLYAGHGEFPRAIWAPGTVEQCFHLARRAVESAERWQGPMFLLTDQFLADSLRAVEPFDIERLPAVRVGADPASVETPYERYRVTGDGVSPRLTPGAGGHIVVADSDEHTADGHLTENLEARVLQHGKRLRKGQGIRAEAAPPELIGDERPELFIVCWGSTRGAAVEAAETISASGTPAAVMHFSQVWPLVAEAFLPALEAAPRAVCVEGNAAGQFAGLVRRETGFAFGERINRYDGLPITPGFILRGLGHGDA, from the coding sequence GTGAATGAACGAGTCGTCAATACGCTGATCGCGGGAGAGGCGGGGCAGGGCCTGCAGACCCTCGGCGGGCTTTTCGCGAGGATCCTCGTCCGGGCGGGGTATCGCATCGTCGTCACGCAGAGCTACATGTCGCGCATCCGGGGAGGGCACAATACCTTCGCCGTCCGGGCCTCCGCCGGAAAGATCCACGCCCCCGACGAGAGGGTCGATCTGCTGCTCTGTCTGGACGCCCCGTCGATCGCGATCCACCGCGAGGAGATGCGCGAGGGGGGCGTCATCGTGGCCGACCGGGCCGACGCGGAAGGTGCCGGCGACGGCGAGGGCCTGTTCGCCGTTCCCTTCGACGAGCTCCCGGGCGGGATCGTGCGGGGGACCGTCGCCCTGGGCGTCCTCTGCGCGCTTCTCGGTCTCGACCGCGCCGAGGCGGCGGAGACGGTCGCGCACGCGTTCGAGAAGAAGAAGGGGGCGGAGGTCGCCCAAGCGAACCGGGAGGCCTTTTACGCCGGCTTCGACCGGGGCGCGGCGCGGGGCGGCGGCGCCCTCTCCTTGCCGGCGGCGCCGGGCGGGACGAACCGGCTCGTCATGAACGGCAACCAGGCGATCGCCCTCGGGGCGGCCTCGGCGGGCGTGCGGTTCTGCTCCTTCTACCCGATGACGCCGGCGACCTCGGTTCCGCTGACCCTCATCGGCATGGCCGAACGCGCCGGGATCGTCGTCGAGCAGGCCGAGGACGAGATCGCGGCGGTCAACATGGCGATCGGTGCCTCCTTCGCCGGCGCGACGGCGATGACCGCCACCTCGGGAGGCGGGTTCGCCCTCATGCAGGAGGGAGTGAGCCTCGCCGGGGCCACCGAGACCCCCCTCGTCGTCGTCGTCGCGCAGCGGCCCGGACCGGCGACGGGGCTGCCGACCCGCACCGAGCAGGCCGACCTCGATTTCGTCCTGTATGCGGGGCACGGCGAGTTCCCTCGGGCGATCTGGGCTCCCGGCACCGTCGAGCAGTGCTTCCACCTCGCGCGGCGCGCCGTCGAGTCGGCCGAGCGCTGGCAGGGTCCGATGTTCCTTCTCACCGACCAGTTCCTCGCCGATTCCCTCCGCGCGGTCGAGCCCTTCGACATCGAGCGACTCCCCGCCGTGCGGGTTGGCGCCGATCCGGCGTCGGTCGAGACGCCATACGAGCGTTACCGCGTCACCGGGGATGGGGTGTCCCCGCGGCTCACGCCCGGCGCGGGCGGGCACATCGTGGTCGCCGACAGCGACGAGCACACCGCGGACGGTCATCTCACCGAAAACCTCGAGGCGCGGGTCCTGCAGCACGGGAAGCGCCTGCGGAAAGGACAGGGGATACGTGCGGAGGCGGCGCCGCCCGAGTTGATCGGCGACGAGCGCCCGGAGCTTTTCATCGTCTGCTGGGGGTCGACGCGCGGCGCGGCCGTCGAGGCCGCCGAAACGATCAGCGCGTCGGGCACGCCGGCCGCCGTGATGCACTTTTCGCAGGTCTGGCCGCTTGTCGCGGAGGCGTTCCTGCCCGCGCTCGAGGCGGCCCCGCGCGCCGTCTGCGTCGAGGGGAACGCCGCGGGACAGTTCGCCGGGCTCGTCCGGCGCGAGACGGGATTCGCGTTCGGTGAACGGATCAACCGGTACGACGGGCTGCCGATCACGCCCGGCTTCATCCTGAGGGGGCTCGGCCATGGTGACGCCTGA
- a CDS encoding ferritin, with translation MIRKKVRDAFNQQIQHEMFSAYLYLSMASYFHEQGFDGMGQWMRVQAMEEMEHAMKFFDHIHERDGKVELLAIEKPENVWASPLDAFKAALKHEQFITGKIEALVTLANAEKDYASKSMLQWFVDEQVEEESNASRNVQLLEMAGKAGHALLMIDRELGSRTYTMPPAKGEGE, from the coding sequence ATGATCAGGAAGAAGGTGCGAGACGCGTTCAACCAGCAGATACAGCACGAGATGTTCTCCGCGTACCTCTATCTCTCCATGGCCTCGTATTTCCACGAGCAGGGGTTCGACGGGATGGGCCAGTGGATGCGCGTGCAGGCCATGGAGGAGATGGAGCACGCGATGAAGTTCTTCGATCACATCCACGAGCGCGACGGGAAGGTCGAGCTGCTCGCCATCGAGAAGCCGGAGAACGTCTGGGCATCGCCCCTCGATGCCTTCAAGGCGGCCCTGAAGCACGAGCAGTTCATCACGGGCAAGATCGAGGCGCTCGTCACGCTGGCGAACGCCGAGAAGGACTACGCCTCGAAGAGCATGCTCCAGTGGTTCGTCGACGAGCAGGTCGAGGAGGAGTCCAACGCCTCCCGCAACGTCCAGCTCCTCGAGATGGCGGGCAAGGCGGGGCACGCGCTGCTGATGATCGACCGCGAGCTCGGCTCCCGTACCTACACGATGCCGCCGGCGAAGGGGGAAGGCGAGTAG
- a CDS encoding desulfoferrodoxin encodes MTRKRQIYKCDKCGNIVEVLHEGPGQLVCCAEPMKLMEAKTADQATEKHVPVIEKIDGGYKVTVGSTPHPMEEKHWIEWIELVADGHACRQFLNPGDAPEAVFHVKAASVQAREYCNVHGLWKKE; translated from the coding sequence ATGACCAGGAAACGACAGATCTACAAGTGCGACAAATGCGGAAACATCGTCGAGGTGCTGCACGAGGGGCCAGGGCAGCTCGTCTGCTGCGCCGAGCCGATGAAGCTCATGGAGGCGAAGACCGCCGACCAGGCCACCGAGAAGCACGTTCCCGTCATCGAGAAGATCGACGGGGGCTACAAGGTGACGGTCGGCTCGACGCCTCACCCGATGGAGGAGAAGCACTGGATCGAGTGGATCGAGCTGGTCGCCGACGGGCACGCCTGCCGGCAGTTCCTGAATCCCGGCGACGCTCCCGAGGCGGTCTTCCACGTGAAGGCCGCCAGCGTCCAGGCGCGGGAGTACTGCAATGTCCACGGTCTCTGGAAGAAGGAGTAG
- a CDS encoding rubrerythrin family protein, with amino-acid sequence MSIKGTQTERNLLTAFAGESQARNRYTYFASQARKEGYVQIADIFAETAEQEKEHAKRFFKFLEGGMAEVAGVFPAGCISSTADNLREAAEGEENEWSEMYPGFSQIARDEGFEHIADVFDAVSVAEKQHEKRYRELLANIEAGRVFRRDATVAWRCRNCGYVHTGTEALERCPACAHPQAYFELLGENW; translated from the coding sequence ATGTCGATCAAGGGAACGCAGACGGAAAGGAATCTCCTCACCGCGTTCGCGGGGGAGTCCCAGGCGAGGAACCGCTACACCTACTTCGCGTCCCAGGCGCGCAAGGAGGGGTACGTGCAGATCGCCGACATCTTCGCCGAGACGGCCGAGCAGGAGAAAGAGCACGCCAAGCGTTTCTTCAAGTTCCTCGAGGGCGGGATGGCCGAGGTCGCGGGCGTCTTCCCCGCCGGTTGCATCTCCTCCACGGCCGACAACCTCAGGGAGGCGGCCGAGGGCGAGGAGAACGAGTGGTCGGAGATGTACCCCGGCTTTTCGCAGATCGCCCGCGACGAGGGGTTCGAGCACATCGCCGACGTGTTCGACGCGGTCTCCGTCGCCGAGAAGCAGCACGAGAAGCGGTACCGCGAGCTCCTCGCCAACATCGAGGCGGGGCGCGTCTTCAGGCGCGACGCGACGGTCGCCTGGCGCTGCCGCAACTGCGGCTACGTCCACACCGGCACGGAGGCGCTCGAGCGCTGTCCGGCATGCGCGCACCCGCAGGCATACTTCGAGCTGCTCGGCGAGAACTGGTAG
- a CDS encoding permease: MAGMLFEILGAVWETLREMSPYLLFGFFVAGILSILIRPEAVERHLGGRGLSQVVKAALFGVPLPLCSCGVIPVSASLRRHGAGRGATTSFLISTPQTGVDSIMVTLSLLGPVFAVFRPLVAFASGVLGGGLVTLFGGDEKREAPSAGPVCAGGSCAPDAGGNFGDAMRYGFVALPRDINRALVLGVIVAGVIAAVVPDDFFAGALGGGVVSMLVLMAAGIPVYVCATASVPIAAALIAKGVSPGAALVFLMTGPATNAATVATVWKIMGRRTAMIYLGTVAFSALGAGLLLDFLLAETGAEPGAAMPWMIPGAVRTAAAVLLAGVVACSFFCRSRAGRAVSSAGGRTLALRVEGMTCEHCVRSVRRALLETPGVSAAAVDLGRAEAIVTGADLDVEAMKRAVEELGYRFAGAAPPKKE, translated from the coding sequence GGCATGTTGTTCGAGATCCTCGGCGCCGTCTGGGAGACGCTCCGCGAGATGTCCCCCTACCTGCTCTTCGGCTTTTTCGTGGCGGGCATCCTCTCGATCCTCATCCGACCCGAGGCGGTCGAGCGCCACCTCGGCGGCCGGGGGCTTTCGCAGGTCGTCAAGGCGGCCCTCTTCGGCGTACCCCTGCCGCTCTGCTCCTGTGGCGTCATCCCCGTCTCCGCCTCCCTGCGTCGCCACGGCGCGGGGCGGGGCGCGACGACCTCCTTCCTGATCTCGACTCCGCAGACCGGTGTCGACAGCATCATGGTGACCCTGAGTCTGCTCGGGCCCGTCTTCGCGGTCTTCCGGCCCCTCGTCGCGTTCGCGAGCGGCGTGCTCGGCGGCGGGCTCGTGACCCTCTTCGGCGGCGACGAGAAGCGCGAGGCCCCGTCCGCCGGGCCCGTCTGCGCCGGAGGCTCCTGCGCCCCGGACGCCGGCGGCAACTTCGGCGACGCGATGCGGTACGGATTCGTCGCCCTGCCGCGGGACATCAACCGGGCGCTCGTCCTCGGCGTCATCGTCGCCGGCGTCATCGCGGCGGTCGTCCCCGACGATTTCTTCGCCGGCGCGCTCGGCGGGGGGGTCGTCTCGATGCTCGTCCTCATGGCGGCGGGCATTCCCGTCTACGTCTGCGCGACGGCGTCGGTGCCGATCGCCGCCGCGCTCATCGCCAAGGGGGTGTCGCCCGGAGCGGCGCTCGTCTTCCTGATGACCGGGCCGGCCACGAACGCGGCCACCGTGGCGACGGTCTGGAAGATCATGGGGCGGCGAACGGCGATGATCTATCTCGGGACGGTCGCCTTCTCGGCCCTCGGCGCCGGCTTGCTGCTCGATTTCCTCCTCGCGGAGACCGGCGCCGAGCCGGGCGCCGCGATGCCCTGGATGATTCCCGGCGCGGTCAGGACGGCAGCGGCCGTCCTGCTCGCCGGCGTCGTCGCCTGCTCCTTCTTCTGCCGCTCGCGCGCCGGAAGGGCGGTGTCGTCCGCTGGAGGAAGGACGCTCGCGCTGCGGGTGGAGGGGATGACATGCGAGCACTGCGTGCGGAGCGTCCGCCGGGCGCTGCTCGAGACGCCGGGGGTCTCGGCCGCGGCGGTCGATCTCGGGAGGGCCGAAGCGATCGTGACGGGGGCCGATCTCGACGTCGAGGCGATGAAGCGGGCCGTCGAGGAGCTCGGGTACCGCTTCGCCGGCGCGGCGCCGCCGAAGAAGGAATGA